The following coding sequences are from one Macaca mulatta isolate MMU2019108-1 chromosome 7, T2T-MMU8v2.0, whole genome shotgun sequence window:
- the EDC3 gene encoding enhancer of mRNA-decapping protein 3 isoform X2: MESLSQSKSFRRRHNSWSSSSRHPNQATPKKSGLKNGQMKNKDDECFGDDIEEIPDTDFDFEGNLALFDKAAVFEEIDTYERRSGTRSRGIPNERPTRYRHDENILESEPIVYRRITVPHNVSKEFCTDSGLVVPSVSYELHKKLLSVAEKHGLTLERRLEMTGVCASQMALTLLGGPNRLNPKNVHQRPTVALLCGPHVKGAQGISCGRHLANHDVQVILFLPNFVKMLESITNELSLFSKTQGQQVSSLKDLPTSPVDLVINCLDCPENVFLRDQPWYKAAVAWANQNRAPVLSIDPPVHEVEQGIDAKWSLALGLPLPLGEHAGRIYLCDIGIPQQVFQEVGINYHSPFGCKFVIPLHSA; encoded by the exons GGTCATCTAGTAGCAGGCACCCAAATCAGGCAACTCCAAAGAAGAGTGGTTTAAAGAATGGCCAGATGAAGAATAAAGATGACGAGTGCTTCGGGGATGATATTGAGGAGATCCCAGACACAGATTTTGATTTTGAAGGGAACTTGGCTCTTTTTGACAAGGCAGCTGTGTTTGAGGAGATTGATACCTATGAAAGGAGAAGTGGTACCCGTTCCCGGGGCATCCCAAATGAAAGGCCAACTCGGTACCGCCATGATGAGAACATCTTGGAGTCAGAGCCCATTGTCTACCGACGGATCACAGTGCCCCACAACGTGAGCAAGGAGTTCTGTACGG ACTCTGGCCTGGTTGTCCCAAGTGTTTCCTATGAGCTACATAAAAAGCTGTTGTCCGTGGCTGAGAAGCATGGGCTGACCCTGGAGCGGAGACTGGAGATGACAGGTGTGTGTGCCAGTCAGATGGCACTGACCCTCCTCGGAGGACCCAACAG ATTGAATCCCAAAAATGTTCACCAGAGGCCTACAGTGGCTCTACTGTGTGGACCTCATGTGAAGGGGGCTCAGGGTATCAGCTGTGGAAGGCACCTAGCCAACCATGATGTCCAGGTCATCCTTTTCCTGCCCAATTTTGTCAAGATGTTGGAATCTATCACCAACGAGCTGTCGCTCTTCAGCAAGACCCAAGGCCAACAAGTGTCTAGCCTCAAAG ATCTGCCCACTAGCCCTGTGGACCTGGTCATCAACTGCCTGGATTGCCCTGAGAACGTCTTCCTGCGGGATCAACCCTGGTACAAGGCTGCTGTGGCCTGGGCCAACCAGAACCGGGCACCAGTACTCAGCATAGACCCTCCCGTGCATGAAGTCGAACAGGGCATTGATGCCAAATGGTCACTGGCACTGGGCCTGCCTTTGCCACTGGGGGAACACGCAGGCCGTATCTATTTGTGCGACATTGGCATTCCCCAGCAGGTCTTCCAGGAGGTGGGCATCAACTACCACTCGCCCTTTGGCTGCAAGTTTGTTATCCCACTGCACTCTGCCTAG
- the CLK3 gene encoding dual specificity protein kinase CLK3 isoform X3: MSDWFNFHGHMCIAFELLGKNTFEFLKENNFQPYPLPHVRHMAYQLCHALRFLHENQLTHTDLKPENILFVNSEFETLYNEHKSCEEKSVKNTSIRVADFGSATFDHEHHTTIVATRHYRPPEVILELGWAQPCDVWSIGCILFEYYRGFTLFQTHENREHLVMMEKILGPIPSHMIHRTRKQKYFYKGGLVWDENSSDGRYVKENCKPLKSYMLQDSLEHVQLFDLMRRMLEFDPAQRITLAEALLHPFFAGLTPEERSFHTSRNPSR, encoded by the exons ATGTCTGACTGGTTCAACTTCCATGGTCACATGTGCATCGCCTTTGAGCTCCTGGGCAAGAACACCTTTGAGTTCCTGAAGGAGAATAACTTCCAGCCTTACCCCCTACCACATGTCCGGCACATGGCCTACCAGCTCTGCCACGCCCTTAGAT TTCTGCATGAGAATCAGCTGACCCATACAGACTTGAAGCCAGAGAACATCCTGTTTGTGAATTCTGAGTTTGAAACCCTCTACAATGAACACAAG AGCTGTGAGGAGAAGTCAGTGAAGAACACCAGCATCCGAGTGGCTGACTTTGGCAGTGCCACCTTTGACCATGAGCATCACACAACCATTGTGGCCACCCGTCACTATCGCCCACCTGAGGTGATCCTTG AGCTGGGCTGGGCACAGCCCTGTGACGTCTGGAGCATTGGCTGCATTCTCTTTGAGTACTACCGGGGCTTCACACTCTTCCAG ACCCACGAAAACCGAGAGCATCTGGTGATGATGGAGAAGATCCTAGGGCCCATCCCATCACACATGATCCACCGTACCAG GAAGCAGAAATATTTCTACAAAGGGGGCCTAGTTTGGGATGAGAACAGCTCTGATGGCCGGTATGtgaaggagaactgcaaacctcTGAAG AGTTATATGCTCCAAGACTCCCTGGAGCACGTGCAGCTGTTTGACCTGATGAGGAGGATGTTAGAATTTGACCCTGCCCAGCGCATCACACTGGCCGAGGCCCTGCTGCACCCCTTCTTTGCTGGCCTGACCCCTGAGGAGCGGTCCTTCCACACCAGCCGCAACCCAAGCAGATGA
- the CLK3 gene encoding dual specificity protein kinase CLK3 isoform X1, translating to MHHCKRYRSPEPDPYLSYRWKRRRSYSREHEGRLRYPSRREPPPRRSRSRSHDRLPYQRRYRERRDSDTYRCEERSPSFGEDYYGSSRSRHRRRSRERGPYRTRKHAHHCHKRRTRSCSSASSRSQQSSKRSSRSVEDDKEGHLVCRIGDWLQERYEIVGNLGEGTFGKVVECLDHARGKSQVALKIIRNVGKYREAARLEINVLKKIKEKDKENKFLCVLMSDWFNFHGHMCIAFELLGKNTFEFLKENNFQPYPLPHVRHMAYQLCHALRFLHENQLTHTDLKPENILFVNSEFETLYNEHKSCEEKSVKNTSIRVADFGSATFDHEHHTTIVATRHYRPPEVILELGWAQPCDVWSIGCILFEYYRGFTLFQTHENREHLVMMEKILGPIPSHMIHRTRKQKYFYKGGLVWDENSSDGRYVKENCKPLKSYMLQDSLEHVQLFDLMRRMLEFDPAQRITLAEALLHPFFAGLTPEERSFHTSRNPSR from the exons ATGCATCACTGTAAGCGATACCGCTCCCCTGAACCAGACCCGTACCTGAGCTACCGATGGAAGAGGAGGAGGTCCTACAGTCGGGAACATGAAGGGAGACTGCGATACCCATCCCGAAGGGAGCCTCCCCCACGGAGATCTCGGTCCAGAAG CCATGACCGCCTGCCCTACCAGAGGAGGTACCGGGAGCGCCGTGACAGCGATACATACCGGTGTGAAGAGCGGAGCCCATCCTTTGGAGAGGACTACTATGGATCTTCACGTTCTCGTCATCGTCGGCGATCGCGGGAGAGGGGGCCATACCGGACCCGCAAGCATGCCCACCACTGCCACAAACGCCGCACCAGGTCTTGTAGCAGCGCCTCCTCG AGAAGCCAACAGAGCAGTAAGCGCAGCAGCCGGAGTGTGGAAGATGACAAGGAGGGTCACCTGGTGTGCCGGATCGGCGATTGGCTCCAAGAGCGAT ATGAGATTGTGGGGAACCTGGGTGAAGGCACCTTTGGCAAGGTGGTGGAGTGCTTGGACCATGCCAG AGGGAAGTCTCAGGTTGCCCTGAAGATCATCCGCAATGTGGGCAAGTACCGGGAGGCTGCCCGGCTAGAAATCAACGTGCTcaaaaaaatcaaggagaagGACAAAGAAAACAAGTT cctgtGCGTCTTGATGTCTGACTGGTTCAACTTCCATGGTCACATGTGCATCGCCTTTGAGCTCCTGGGCAAGAACACCTTTGAGTTCCTGAAGGAGAATAACTTCCAGCCTTACCCCCTACCACATGTCCGGCACATGGCCTACCAGCTCTGCCACGCCCTTAGAT TTCTGCATGAGAATCAGCTGACCCATACAGACTTGAAGCCAGAGAACATCCTGTTTGTGAATTCTGAGTTTGAAACCCTCTACAATGAACACAAG AGCTGTGAGGAGAAGTCAGTGAAGAACACCAGCATCCGAGTGGCTGACTTTGGCAGTGCCACCTTTGACCATGAGCATCACACAACCATTGTGGCCACCCGTCACTATCGCCCACCTGAGGTGATCCTTG AGCTGGGCTGGGCACAGCCCTGTGACGTCTGGAGCATTGGCTGCATTCTCTTTGAGTACTACCGGGGCTTCACACTCTTCCAG ACCCACGAAAACCGAGAGCATCTGGTGATGATGGAGAAGATCCTAGGGCCCATCCCATCACACATGATCCACCGTACCAG GAAGCAGAAATATTTCTACAAAGGGGGCCTAGTTTGGGATGAGAACAGCTCTGATGGCCGGTATGtgaaggagaactgcaaacctcTGAAG AGTTATATGCTCCAAGACTCCCTGGAGCACGTGCAGCTGTTTGACCTGATGAGGAGGATGTTAGAATTTGACCCTGCCCAGCGCATCACACTGGCCGAGGCCCTGCTGCACCCCTTCTTTGCTGGCCTGACCCCTGAGGAGCGGTCCTTCCACACCAGCCGCAACCCAAGCAGATGA